AGCCCATGTACAGGGTACGGTCTGCTACACCATAAGTCCTGTGCATACAGTAGAAAAATATGTGGAGCTTGCAAAACAGCTTGAAGAGCTGGAGTGTGACTCTCTCTGCATCAAGGATATGGCAGGGCTGCTCTCTCCCAATGAGGCTACCAGAATAATCAGTGCCATGAAAAAAGAGATATCGATCCCAATTTCTCTGCATTGCCACTGTACTTCGGGAATGGCCCCGATGAGCTATATGGCAGCCTGTACTGTTGGGGTGGATGTTCTGGACACCGCGCTCTCTCCTCTAGCGTGGGGGACATCTCAGCCTCCTACCGAGACCGTTGTTGCAGCTCTTAAGGGAACTCCGTATGATACAGGTCTTGACCTCGGAGCCTTTGAAGAGGCTGTCAGGTATTTCAAAGACCTGAAGGATAAGTACCGTGGGATTCTTGACCCTATTTCCGAACAAATTGACACCAATGTCCTTATCTACCAGATTCCCGGAGGGATGCTCTCTAACCTGGTTTCCCAGTTAAAAGAGCAGAACGCCCTTGACAAGTATGCAGCTGTGCTAGAAGAGATGCCAAAAGTCAGAAAAGAGCTCGGGTATCCGCCTCTTGTTACTCCTACAAGCCAGATAGTAGGCACGCAGGCTGTGCTCAATGTGCTCATGGGGGAAAGATACAAGGTCATTCCTAAAGAGGTAAAAGATTATGTACGCGGGCTCTATGGGCGCTCTCCTGCTCCAATCAGCCCTGAGATTATCGGGAAGATCATAGGCGACGAAGAACCTATTCACTGTCGCCCTGCAGACCTCCTCAAGCCGGAGTATGAAAAGAGAAAAAAAGAAGCAGAGGAAATGGGTATTGCAAAGTCCGAAGAAGATATCCTTACATATATCCTTTACCCGGCAATTGCTCCGAAGTTCCTGAATGGGGAAATGGAAGAGGAATCCCTGGCAGTTATCACCCCTGCCCCTGAGGCGCCTCAGGAGTACACAATGCCTACTCACTTCAGGGTCGAGGTAGATGACGAGGTCTATGAGGTCAAGATCGAGCCCCTTGGGGGAGTTTCCATCTCCGAGGTATCCACTAAAAAACCCGAATCCATTAAAGGCGGAGTTACCTGCTCAATGCAGGGTATGGTGCTTTCCCTGAAGGTTAAGGTAGAAGATGTTGTGAAGGAAGGGGACACAGTTGCCGTCATCGAAGCCATGAAAATGGAAAACGCGGTTCATGCTCCACATTCGGGAACCATTAAGGAAATTTTTGTTTCCGAAGGAGATATGGTTGCTCCCGGCAACATAATACTGTCAATCGAGTGAATTGAGCAAGGTGGAAGGTATATGTTCAAAAAAGTACTCGTTGCAAACCGTGGTGAAATAGCAATCAGGGTCATGCGTGCCTGCCGGGAGCTCGGAATTTCCACTGTAGCTGTCTGTTCGGAGGCTGACAAAAATGCTCTCTTTGCCAAGTATGCCGATGAGGCTTACCTG
The Methanosarcina sp. WWM596 DNA segment above includes these coding regions:
- the oadA gene encoding sodium-extruding oxaloacetate decarboxylase subunit alpha, yielding MRIKITETVLRDAHQSLLATRMRTRDMLEVVEQLDQIGYFSLEMWGGATFDTCIRYLNEDPWQRLRDLKKKMVNTDAQMLLRGQNLVGYRHYSDDVVEKFVTKAYENGIDIFRVFDAVNDIRNMELSIKVAKGLGAHVQGTVCYTISPVHTVEKYVELAKQLEELECDSLCIKDMAGLLSPNEATRIISAMKKEISIPISLHCHCTSGMAPMSYMAACTVGVDVLDTALSPLAWGTSQPPTETVVAALKGTPYDTGLDLGAFEEAVRYFKDLKDKYRGILDPISEQIDTNVLIYQIPGGMLSNLVSQLKEQNALDKYAAVLEEMPKVRKELGYPPLVTPTSQIVGTQAVLNVLMGERYKVIPKEVKDYVRGLYGRSPAPISPEIIGKIIGDEEPIHCRPADLLKPEYEKRKKEAEEMGIAKSEEDILTYILYPAIAPKFLNGEMEEESLAVITPAPEAPQEYTMPTHFRVEVDDEVYEVKIEPLGGVSISEVSTKKPESIKGGVTCSMQGMVLSLKVKVEDVVKEGDTVAVIEAMKMENAVHAPHSGTIKEIFVSEGDMVAPGNIILSIE